In Streptomyces thermolilacinus SPC6, a single genomic region encodes these proteins:
- a CDS encoding zinc-dependent alcohol dehydrogenase produces MKAVTWHGKRDVRVEDVPDPRIEEPTDAVIRVTSTGLCGSDLHLYEVFGPFMTPGDILGHEPIGIVEEVGAQVPDLRPGDRVVVPFQIACGHCWMCDRGLPTQCETTQVADEGSGAALFGYSRLYGSVPGAQAEYLRVPQAQFGPIKVPEGPPDDRFLYLSDVLPTAWQAVAYADVPRGGSLAVLGLGPIGEMSCRIALHQGVERVIGIDLVPERLGRARTRGVEVFDLTAYDGQDELVAAVREVTGGRGPDSVIDAVGTEAHGSPVAKAQQQIAGLLPRAWAARLHQKAGADRLAALYLAIDLVRRGGTISLSGVYGGAADPLPMLTLFDKQIQLRMGQANVRRWTGEILPLLTDDDPLGVDTFATHHVPLSDAPHAYRMFQHKEDGVSKVVMRP; encoded by the coding sequence ATGAAGGCCGTCACCTGGCACGGGAAGCGCGACGTCCGCGTGGAAGACGTCCCGGACCCGCGGATCGAGGAGCCCACGGACGCGGTCATCCGGGTCACCTCCACCGGTCTGTGCGGGTCCGACCTCCATCTGTACGAGGTCTTCGGCCCCTTCATGACCCCCGGCGACATCCTGGGCCACGAACCCATCGGCATCGTGGAGGAGGTCGGCGCGCAGGTGCCGGACCTGCGCCCCGGCGACCGCGTCGTCGTGCCCTTCCAGATCGCCTGCGGCCACTGCTGGATGTGCGACCGGGGCCTGCCCACCCAGTGCGAGACCACCCAGGTCGCCGACGAGGGCAGCGGCGCCGCCCTGTTCGGCTACTCCCGGCTCTACGGCTCCGTGCCCGGCGCCCAGGCCGAGTACCTGCGCGTCCCGCAGGCCCAGTTCGGACCCATCAAGGTCCCCGAGGGGCCGCCCGACGACCGGTTCCTGTACCTCTCCGACGTGCTGCCCACCGCCTGGCAGGCCGTCGCGTACGCCGACGTGCCGCGCGGAGGCAGCCTGGCCGTCCTCGGGCTCGGCCCCATCGGCGAGATGAGCTGCCGCATCGCCCTCCACCAGGGCGTCGAACGGGTCATCGGCATCGACCTGGTGCCCGAGCGCCTCGGCCGCGCCCGCACCCGCGGTGTGGAGGTCTTCGACCTCACCGCCTACGACGGCCAGGACGAACTGGTCGCCGCCGTGCGGGAGGTCACCGGCGGCCGCGGGCCCGACTCCGTCATCGACGCCGTCGGCACCGAGGCCCACGGCAGCCCCGTGGCCAAGGCCCAGCAGCAGATCGCCGGGCTCCTCCCGCGCGCCTGGGCGGCCCGCCTCCACCAGAAGGCCGGCGCCGACCGGCTCGCCGCGCTGTACCTCGCCATCGACCTCGTACGGCGCGGCGGCACCATCTCCCTCAGCGGCGTCTACGGCGGCGCCGCCGACCCGCTGCCCATGCTGACCCTCTTCGACAAGCAGATCCAGCTGCGCATGGGCCAGGCCAACGTCCGCCGCTGGACCGGCGAGATCCTGCCGCTGCTCACCGACGACGACCCCCTCGGTGTGGACACGTTCGCCACCCACCATGTGCCGCTGTCCGACGCGCCGCACGCGTACCGGATGTTCCAGCACAAGGAGGACGGCGTCAGCAAGGTCGTCATGCGGCCCTGA
- a CDS encoding FAD-dependent oxidoreductase — protein sequence MTDELGSGPGAGSGTRHAVVVGGSIAGLLAARVLADHAERVTVIERDRYPEEAEQRAGVPQGRHLHVLLESGRQALDQLLPGAVDELLAAGAPRVGMPEDVVQWQAGTWFRRMDAMVDIITASRPLVERVIRRRVLADPRITAVEATEAVGLVGDAARVRGVLVRERGAGRGGEPRVIGADLVVDASGRGSRASQWLSELGAEPPYEETIDTGLAYATRVYRHDRHADDTDAAGYFVVPNPGQPYSGVALPMEDGRFLVTLSGLRGQEPPGEAEAFEEFAARLPHPVLRDWMAKAEAVSPVYGFRATANVRRRYDRPGRRPAGFLVAGDALCTFNPIYGQGMAVAALTAVALRDALADRRRTPTTARVQRALLAASRQAWDISAGADKKMPGALGSAARPGLVDRPVGWYLARVQRRVGGDPEVGAAFRRAQSLTKPLTALFAPRVARAVLFRPEPATLELPPLWRDSGQG from the coding sequence ATGACCGACGAGTTGGGCAGCGGTCCGGGGGCGGGAAGCGGGACGCGCCACGCGGTGGTGGTCGGCGGCAGCATCGCGGGACTCCTCGCCGCACGGGTGCTCGCGGACCACGCCGAGCGGGTCACCGTGATCGAGCGGGACCGGTACCCCGAGGAGGCCGAGCAGCGCGCGGGCGTCCCGCAGGGGCGGCATCTGCACGTGCTGCTGGAGAGCGGCCGGCAGGCCCTGGACCAGCTGCTGCCGGGGGCCGTGGACGAGCTGCTGGCGGCGGGCGCGCCCCGCGTGGGAATGCCCGAGGACGTGGTGCAGTGGCAGGCCGGGACCTGGTTCCGGCGCATGGACGCCATGGTCGACATCATCACCGCGTCCCGGCCGCTGGTGGAGCGGGTGATCCGGCGCAGGGTGCTCGCCGACCCGCGGATCACGGCCGTGGAGGCGACGGAGGCGGTGGGGCTGGTGGGCGACGCCGCGCGGGTGCGGGGGGTCCTGGTGCGCGAGCGCGGCGCGGGCAGGGGCGGCGAGCCGCGCGTGATCGGCGCCGACCTGGTGGTGGACGCGTCGGGGCGCGGGTCGCGCGCGTCGCAGTGGCTGTCGGAGCTGGGCGCGGAGCCGCCGTACGAGGAGACCATCGACACGGGTCTCGCCTACGCGACGCGTGTGTACCGGCACGACCGGCACGCGGACGACACGGACGCGGCCGGTTACTTCGTCGTGCCCAACCCCGGGCAGCCGTACAGCGGGGTCGCGCTGCCCATGGAGGACGGCCGGTTCCTCGTCACCCTGTCGGGGCTGCGCGGGCAGGAACCGCCCGGCGAGGCGGAGGCGTTCGAGGAGTTCGCGGCGCGGCTGCCGCACCCGGTGCTGCGCGACTGGATGGCGAAGGCCGAGGCGGTCTCGCCGGTGTACGGCTTCCGGGCCACCGCGAACGTACGGCGCCGCTACGACCGGCCGGGGCGCCGTCCCGCCGGGTTCCTGGTGGCGGGGGACGCGCTGTGCACGTTCAACCCGATCTACGGGCAGGGGATGGCGGTCGCCGCGCTGACGGCGGTTGCCCTGCGCGACGCGCTCGCGGACCGGCGGCGCACGCCGACCACGGCACGGGTGCAGCGGGCGCTGCTGGCGGCCTCACGGCAGGCGTGGGACATCTCGGCGGGCGCGGACAAGAAGATGCCGGGCGCGCTCGGCAGCGCGGCGCGTCCGGGGCTCGTGGACCGGCCGGTGGGATGGTATCTGGCGCGGGTGCAGCGGCGCGTCGGGGGCGACCCCGAGGTGGGCGCGGCGTTCCGGCGGGCGCAGTCCCTGACGAAGCCGCTGACCGCGCTGTTCGCGCCGCGGGTGGCGCGGGCCGTGCTGTTCCGTCCGGAGCCCGCCACGCTCGAACTGCCGCCGCTGTGGAGGGACTCGGGACAGGGCTGA
- a CDS encoding GntR family transcriptional regulator → MAEPHASTAVPLYLRVAAALRDDLMAGGTTPGARLPSERSLVHRFGVNRQTVRSALRLLRDEGLVVTERRGTFAAPAAPAAGGPGPVLGSGQLDFPVTVAGADRAVEAAVGWEPAPGRTAELLGLLPGEPTLVHRHRVLGPDGVLEHGAISRFSRYALAAVPELGRYRRAEFRPVRRPDLRPAYRWMHRAGLRLTRRESIGVALPTVAAYLTVHREVYDQHGHVLEVTDIRFAPRSAPLTYEFTA, encoded by the coding sequence ATGGCTGAGCCCCACGCCTCCACGGCGGTCCCGCTCTATCTCCGGGTCGCGGCCGCGCTCCGCGACGACCTCATGGCAGGAGGGACGACCCCGGGCGCCCGGCTCCCGTCCGAGCGTTCCCTCGTACACCGCTTCGGGGTCAACCGGCAGACCGTGCGCAGCGCGTTGAGGCTGCTGCGGGACGAGGGTCTCGTGGTGACGGAACGCCGCGGTACGTTCGCGGCGCCCGCCGCACCGGCGGCGGGCGGGCCCGGTCCGGTGCTGGGCTCCGGGCAGCTGGACTTCCCCGTCACCGTGGCGGGCGCGGACCGGGCGGTGGAGGCGGCGGTCGGCTGGGAGCCGGCGCCGGGGCGGACGGCGGAGCTGCTGGGGCTGCTGCCCGGCGAGCCGACGCTCGTCCACCGGCACCGGGTGCTGGGCCCCGACGGCGTGCTGGAGCACGGCGCGATATCCCGCTTCTCCCGGTACGCGCTCGCCGCGGTGCCCGAACTGGGCCGCTACCGGCGGGCGGAGTTCCGGCCGGTGCGCCGCCCCGACCTGCGCCCGGCGTACCGGTGGATGCACCGGGCGGGGCTGCGGCTGACGCGCCGCGAGTCGATCGGGGTGGCGCTGCCGACGGTCGCCGCTTACCTGACGGTGCACCGGGAGGTGTACGACCAGCACGGCCATGTGCTGGAGGTGACGGACATCCGCTTCGCGCCCCGGTCGGCGCCGCTGACCTACGAGTTCACGGCGTAG